The nucleotide sequence CGCAGTTGAAGGTATGCGGGTTGTTGTTAAAGAGAAAAAAATAGATTGATTTATTGAGGCTGTCACATAACCAATTATTTCTGTCCCCCTGAGTTTGTCGAAGAGCTCACTCTGACATTTTTTGACTTTTAAGACAGCCTCCTTAGTATAATTTGAGAAACATAATAAGATCAGTTTCTAAAATAAATTCTGGTTTGCATCTAATCTACTCATTCAAAACTCTGCGTTTCAAGAAAGAACGTAACTTCCTGGTGAATTAATCTTACACTTTGTGTGGAAAAATTTTTTGTTTCACCGGGCTCAAGTCTGTCAATACTTGCCTCAACAGGTTGAGCATTCAGTTTGTATTTCAGTAAAATGTTGGAAACTGGTTTATCACTTACATTTTTAACAGTACCCTGAATAGTACCAAATCTTGACGGCGATAATGCTGGTGCATCAATATCCATTGAATGTTCGGTTGATATGGATTTATTAGCGTGAATTTCAAGTACAGTTTTTTCTTCAATGAAATATTTATAAGCGAAAAAACCACCCGCCACTAACAATATGAATATGAATAATTTTTTCAATTCTGTTCTCCTGTGATGTTTGACAAAATTGTATCAAATACTCAACCATGTTTGGGAATGGAAAAGAATTAAAAAATGGAATATTTTTATGGTAAAAGGGGAGGAAGATCGCAAAATATTCCTCCCGAACATTCATAAAGGAGAAAAGAAGACCGTGATAAAAGTAAGAAAAACTATTGTAGAGAATTAAAATTAATCAGAGCAATTCCAAAACATTTACGCTTGAAGTTTGTTCCTTTGCACTTGCTTTCTTAGTTCCTTGTGGAGACGGCATTTCCATCTGATATGCATTTTTCATTTCTGACTGCGACCTGCTTTTTTGAATCATTCCTCTATCAAGATTGAAATAAATTTTTCCGGATGCAGTGGAAACTGGTTTATCAAATTTATAATTCACACCCTGCTCAGTAAAACTTGATTGACCTGTAACATCAGTTTTTATTGAACCGGTGACAACTGCAATTTTATCATCACCAAGCATTTCAAGGTTATCTATTTTATATAGATTTTCATAGTCAACTTTAAAAACCGTCACCTGTAATGATTCGCGTTTGTAAGACCACGTTGAATCTTTTGCCATTTCTTCATCCGGTACTTCACGGAATACCTGAGCAAGAATCGGTTTGATTGAACTGTTTGTTAGCTCCTGCGAAGCCATGACTTTTTCTTGTGCACTGAGTGAATCAGCCAACTTGCGAAGAGTTAAGAAGCGGTTAATAATTTTATCAATCATATATATGTCAATTATTTCACCTTGTTTTCCTACTCTGATATTAAACGGATTATTTATGTAAGATTCGTATTCTGCAAATCGTATTCTGTCAGTGGAGTCAAGTTCATTACCGGATTGGTAAGTAATATCTTTTCCTTTTGCATTGGCTTTAAAATTAATTGAGCTGAAAGTACATTGTAATTCAGCAACACTATCTTTGTCAATACCCAAAGTCTTAAAATTAATTATGAAGATTATTGTTTGATTCATTTTTTCAGTCATTGTGCTGTCGGTAACTACACTTTGAGATCTTTCGGATATGGTAGTTAATCGGTACTTAAAAGTTTCGCCCGGATTGAACTTATATCGCATATAAAATGATTGCGGTTCAGTTTGGTCCAATGCAGTAGTTTTTAGTGATGTACTATCAAAAGAAAAAGTAATGTTTTGCTCTTCCTGATTTTCCTTTTGCTTATTCTCTTTTTGGCAAGAAATAAAAAGGATGAGTGAAAGTGATGTTAACACAAAAATATTTTTCATTTATCTCCTTGATGAAATTCGCACGGCATTGATTTAATTTGAAGAGAATATGACACAAACAAACACTGGTTTCATTCCGAATAATTATTCAACAGCTCATCTTTTGAGAAGAAGTGAGCGATTTCTTTTTCTGCATTTTCATCTGAATCCGAACCATGAACAGCATTAAGCTGAATGTCAACTGCATATAATTTCCTGATAGTACCTTCAGCAGCTTTTTTAGGATCTGTTGCTCCGATAAGTTTTCTGTATTCCTCAACTGCATTTTCCCGTTCGAGTGCAATCGGAACGCAGCAACCGGAAGTCATATAAGCAACGAGGTCATTAAAGAAAGGTCTTTCCTTATGAACGGAATAAAATCCTTCGGCGGAAGATTTTGTAAGACGCAACATTTTCATTGCATTGATTTTAAAACCTGCTTTTATGATCATAGATAGAATTTCGCCGGTGTAACCCTTTTGAACTGCGTCAGGTTTAATTATAGCTAAAGTTTTAGTTCCCAAATTGTTTTCTCCAAAATAAATTTTTTGTTGAAAATAAAATTCAAGCCCGAAGTGGGCTTGATATATTTTAAAATATTTTTATTGTTATTTATTTCTTTTTCTTCTTTATCGAAGTTTTTTTAGTACCGGCTTTTTTCTTTGTTAAAACTTTTTTAACGGAGGTTTTCTTCTTTTTGGAAATTGCTTTTAACATTGTAGTTCCAATTTCTGCCGGATTATCAACTACATGGATTCCTGCATTCTTCATTGCAGCCATTTTTTCTGCGGCTGTTCCTTTTCCACCCGAAATAATTGCACCGGCATGTCCCATTCGTCTTCCGGGAGGTGCAGTTCTGCCAGCTATAAATCCGACGACAGGTTTCTTCACATTTTTTTTGATAAACTCTGCTGCTTCCTCTTCTGCACTTCCGCCGATTTCACCAATCATTACAATGCCTTTTGTCTCTTTGTCTTCATTGAAGAGTTTGATAATATCAATGAACTTTGAACCGATAACAGGATCTCCACCAATTCCAACGGCTGTGGATTGACCAAGACCGACATCAACAATTTGTTTTACAGCTTCATAAGTCAAAGTTCCACTTCTTGATACAATACCGATATTTCCTTTTTTATGAATGAAGCCTGGCATAATACCAACCTTTGCTTCACCGGGTGAAATAACTCCGGGACAATTTGGACCAACTAATACAACTCCTTTTTCTTTTATTGAATTGTAAACTTTAATCATATCGGCAGCAGGAATTCCTTCAGTAATGCAGATGATAATCTTTATTCCTGAATTAGCTGCTTCAAGAATTGCATCAGCCGCAAAGGCTGGCGGAACGAATATTACAGAAGTGTTTGCGTTTGTATTTTTAACGGCGTCAGCAACTGTGTTGAATACGGGTACATCAAGATGTTTTGATCCACCTTTACCGGGCGTTACACCTGCAACTACTTTGGTTCCGTAATCTATCATTTGTTGTGAATGATATGAACCTTCACCTCCGGTTATTCCCTGCACTAAAAGTCTAGTATGTTTATTTACAAGAATGCTCATAAAATTTTTCCCTGAAATGGATTAGCAATTAAAAATTGACTGACAAATTTAAGAAAATGGAAAGACCTCTCCTAAATGATAAGTAATGGAGTGGGGGATTAATAAAATGTGAATTTGTCCGCCGCTAAAGATTCGTCACAAAAAAGTGAGCAGCGACTAACCTGTCTGCTGTCAGGTAGGTTCACGAATTTAAAACTAATTTTTTTTCTCGTCTATCTTTTTAGAATCAGTATCTGCAGATTTAATTTCGGTTTCAACATCTTTAAGTCCCTTTTTGAACTCACTCATACCTTTACCAATACCGCGGGCAAGTTCAGGTATCTTTTTAGCTCCAAAAAGTAAAAGTACAACTAACACGATTAGAATTATTTCGCCAGCGCCTAAATTACCAAACATGTTTTACCTCTTAATTATAAATATTATTTACTAACGAATTGAAAATAAGACTTCCATCTGTTTTTCCCAAGACCGGATCGCTGCTCCTTTCAGGGTGAGGCATCATTCCAAATACGTTCCCTTTCTTATTCATTATTCCTGCGATATTACTTATCGAGCCATTAGGATTTGCCTGAGAATTCACTGAGCCATCAATTGTGGAGTATCTGAATACAATTTGATGGTTGTCTTCAAGTTCACCCAATGTTTTTTCATCGGTAAAATAATTCCCTTCACCATGAGCAATCGGAATTTTCAATAAAGATTTATTGGTTATTCCTTTTGTTAATACTGTATTTGAATTTTCGATTTTTAAATAAATATCTTTACAAACAAAGTTCAATGACTCATTTCTTATCATAACACCCGGAAGTAATCCGGCTTCAAGTAATATCTGAAATCCATTACATATTCCGAATACATAACCACCATTATTCGCAAACCTTATTACTTCAGTCATAATGGGTGAGAAACGGGCAACCGCGCCTGTTCGTAAATAATCTCCATAAGCAAATCCACCTGGCAGAATAATTATGTTACAACCTTCCAATGAAGTTTGTTTGTGCCATAAGAAAACTACATCTACATCTATAATTTTTCTTAAAACATAATATGTATCGTGGTCACAGTTAGACCCGGGAAATACCACTACTCCGAATTTCGGATTACTCATTTAACTTTTGCCTCCGAAGGAGTACATTTGGACAAAGTAAACTCATAGTCTTCCATTATCGGGTTCGCAAGAAGTTTTTTACAATATTCATTTACTTCCTGTTCAGCAGTTTTAAGATCAGACGTATCAACATTAAACTCAACATATTTATCAATACGTGTATTTTTAATGTTGGTAAGTCCGAGATGCTTTGCTCCGATTTCAATTGCTTTTCCCTGTGGATCCAGTATTGTTTTTCTTCTTTTGATGAGAACTTTTGCTTTGAACATATTTAAATAATTTTAATTTTGTGAAGGTGATGTAATCAATTTGAAAATGTGCCGAAAAATACCAATCACAATCATGAAAACAAAAGTGAGAAATAATCCTTTTATATATAAAAATGTTACAAGCGATATTGCAATTAATAGAAATATAAAATGAAACGGTTTTTCTTTAATACTTTTTATGGAGAATTTAGGTACAACTTCATAACGTATATTGCTAATCATTAAATAAGATAGAATCAGGATCATTGGTGTAATGAAGTCTGACATTGGTGAGACAAATCCATCATGATAAAATGCGAGAATGAATGATGCAATTGTCAGAGCAGCAGAGGGAATTGGTAAACCCAGGAAAAATGATTTTGAAAAACCTACCAGTTGAATATTAAATCTTGCAAGTCTGAATCCACCGGCAATCAGAGGAAGTGCACTGATAAGAATTCCCCAGGTATTCATCGAATAAAAAAATGTTTTATAGAGAAGAAAGGAAGGAGCTGCACCAAAACTAACAACATCCGATAATGAATCGAGTTCAACTCCAAGCTCGCTTGAAGAGTTGGTCAGTCTTGCAACCAAACCATCAAGTGCATCGAATACAGCAGCAACAAAGATAAGCCATGCAGAATATTCATAATTTCCTTCCGAAGCGTTGATGATTGAAAGAAAACCACAAAACATATTCATCGCAGTAAATAGATTTGGGATAACAGAAGGAGTAAGTCGTGGTCGGTTCATTTAGTTTTTATTTCAAAAAGTATAGTTTCACCGGCATATACATTCTCATTTAAATTGACAGCAGGAATATATTTTGATGGAACAAAAATATCTACTCTGCTTCCGAACTTTATCATACCAAATCTTTCACCGGTTTTTACTTCGTCACCTATCTTTAGTTCGTTGACAATTCTTCTTGCAAGGAAGCCTGCTACTTGTGTAAAAAGAATTTTACCTTCACTATTTACAATTCCGGTTTCCATCCTCTCATTATTCTCAGACGCTTTATCGTCGAAAGCGGCTACAAACTTTCCTTCATAATATTTTAAATGTTCAACTTTGCCATCGATTGGAATTCTGTTTACATGAACATTTAACGGAGACATAAAAATGGATACCTGATTGCAATTTTCTCCAACAAAATGATTAAAAATATTCTGTTTAATAACAATAATTTTACCATCTGCCGGAGCTACGACAATATTTATTGCTGAAGGGGTTTTTCTTTCCGGATCTCTGAAAAAATTCAGAGTTAAAAACAAAATTGCGGCAGCAATTAATATTATTACAATCTTTAATGGATTATTCTGCACGAAAAAACTTAGCGAAATAAGAAGAAAAGCAATTACACCAACTATTCCGATTGTTGTGTAGCCATATTTTGTGAACATCTATTCTCCGCTCGTCAATTTTATTAGGCAGTCAGCGTATTTCTTCATTTGTGCAGGTGTTTTGATTTTAAATGGATCAGGAACTATTTCATTTTTACTTGTATCAATAATTTTAATGCTCTCGGGAGAAAATTCACCGACTAAAAAAATCTTCCCATCAAATTTACCAAATATGCAGGTCAGTTCAAGAAGTGTAACGCTTCTGCGATCAAAAAAGGATTTTACGATTGCATTTATTTTTGAACAAAGTCTTATGATGAATTTTATATCATCGTATGAAGAAAGGTTGAATGATACAATGTGGCTTTCAGTTATGAGTGAATCTTTATCATCACTATAATGGAATTCAAATATTGGCAGTTCAAGTTGTGATTGCGGTTTAATAGAGAATATTTTTGATGTCCGTAAATCAGCATTATTTAATATTCTTACTTTGAACGGAATCTCAGTAAAATTAATAAAATACAATTGATTTTTACTATTTCGTTTCTGGTAAGCACTCGGAATATTATAACCCTTTAAATAATCGAGAAAGAATGCATTAAGAGATGCCGTCTTTTCACCAAACGCTTTTAATTTTATTTTAACATTTTTTTGTGTCAGAAAATAATCACTATAATCAATAGATTTAAAATCTGCTGCTGACTCTGATATGTTATCTTTAATTTTTTGCTTCAATATGAATTCACTGAATTTTTATTTCTACTCTACAAATATTAAAATTAAGTTAGGAATTTTACGTATATAAAGTCAATCAAATATCGTATATTTGATTAAATTTTAACAAAAAAACATTTATATGACCAATATCGGAGGAAGTTAATGAAGGGCGGAATGCAAGCGATGCTGAAACAGGTGCAAAAAATGCAGGAAGAAATGCAGAAAGTACAGAGTGAACTTGGAAATCTTACTGTATCGGAAGAGGCAGGTGGTGGGATGATTAAAGCAACTGCAAACGGTAACCGTGAAATAATATCTATTGAAATCGATCCGCAGGTAATTAATAAAGATGAAAAGGAAATACTTGAAGATTTAGTTGTAGCTGCTGTTAATAAAGCAATTTCTTCGGCAGCTAAATTAGCTGAGGAAGAAATGGCAAAAGTTACTAAAGGAATGTTGCCACCTGGAATGAATATCCCGGGATTATAAAGTGCAAATTGCTGAGCCATTATTAGTTGCAATTGAAGAATTGAGTAAACTTCCGGGAATTGGTAAAAAAACTGCACAAAGGCTCGCGATCCATCTTTTGAAATGCGAAGATCAACAGGTGGAAAGACTTATTACCGCAATTCAAAATTTAAAACTGAAACTCAGATTTTGTTCAAGATGTTTTAATCTTTCCGAAGAAGAACTTTGCAGTATTTGCACTTCTGAAAAAAGAGATAAATCTGTTATTTGTGTAGTCGAAGAAGCGAGTGATGTTATGGCAGTTGAAAAAACTCATGAGTATAAAGGTTTGTATCATGTTCTGGGTGGCGTTCTCTCACCATTATCCGGAATTACACCTGAATCACTTCATATAAAAGAACTGCTTAAAAGATTTGAAGAAGAAGAAATTAAAGAAGTAATTCTGGCATTAAATCCTGATACTGAGGGCGAGACTACATCACTGTATTTAGCAAAAATTCTTAAACCAATCGGGATAAAAGTTACCAGAATAGCCAGAGGTTTACCGATTGGTGGTGATCTTGAATTTGCTGATGATGCAACTATTGGTCGCGCAATTTTAAATAGAAGTTCTTTATGAACTCGTTTGAATTATTCAGAGAATGCGAAATTTCAATCTTCAATCAAAGATTTGATTTTAAATTCATCCAATTGAAGAGTAATTATTCTGGCAACATTTATAAAACTGAAACATCACCTGGTTTGATTATTTTTGAAAAGAAATGAAGACAGTATGTAAAATATTTATCAGCATTTTTTTGATTACAGTTTCCGGCTGCGAACTGTTCCAGGTACGGGAACCCGAAGATCCTGATGAAACAAAGTCAAGTTTCAGGGTACCTGTTGAGCCAGCAGATGTTATTCAAAATCTGATTAATTCATTCAAAGATAAAAATTCAAATGATTATAAAAAGAATTTATCAAGTGGTTTACCATTGGTTAATAGAGATTTTTTCTTTGTCCCTTCCGGTAACGTATCATCGATTTTTCCGATTGACTGGCATGTCGATGATGAATTTCAGTATTTCAATAATTTGGTGACAAAGTCTCCTGAGAGTGTTCCAATAACTTTATCATTCACTGGAGAAATCTATGATGTGCGAGCTGATAGTGCGCTTTATACGGCGCAATATTCCATCAGTGTTCCTGTATTGAATTCAGATCCTAAAATTTACCAGGGGAGTTTGAAGTTCACTATGACAAGAGATATAAATTCTGCTTGGATTATTTATTTCTGGGAGGATATTGCAAATCAGGGATTTAAAAGCTGGAGTGATTTGAAGATTGAGTTTTATTTGTAATTACAAAATATTATGTGCGAATGTTATTTTCATTCTGATGGTCTTCGGTTGCACTAATCCCTTCGCACCAAAACTTGATACTGATTTGGATAGCGGAGTTCCTCCGATATCAGACCAAACTACTATTGAAGGTGTATTCCAAAATTTTCAATATTCATATACATTTAAAGATACACTCATTTATGGCAATCTGATTACTTCAAATTTTACTTTTACTTATCGAGATTATGAAAATGGTTATGATGTAAATTGGGGAAGGGATGAAGAAATGCGTACTACTTATGGATTGTTTCAAAATTCAGAAAGACTTGATCTGATCTGGAACAATATTGTTCTCAGTACGATTGATTCACTTGATGCAAATATCGTCCGAAGTTTTAATCTTAACATAACATTCAATCCGACGGATGTTGTAAGGATAGATGGTCGGGTGAATGTCTCTTTAAAAAAAGATCCTGAAACACAAAAATGGCGTATGGACCGCTGGATAGATGAATCTAATTTCTAAAAACTATTAGAAAATAAATTATGTTGTTATTTTATTTTGGAGAGGCTCTTCGTTCAGTAAAATCTGCAAAATCTTCTTTCATTCTGACTACTTTCAGCCTGACAATAAGTGTTTTGCTCATTCTTTTCAGTTATTTCACTCTGCAGATATCAGATTATTATTCTTCAATTCTAAAATCAAGTATCAAAATTAATTTGTTCCTTAAAGAACCTACCTCATCTTCAAGTCAGGAAAACACGCTTGCAGAACTGAATGAGCAAGTTTTTATCGATACAGTTGAATTTATTAGTAAAGACCAGGCTGCAGAACAATTCATCAAAGAGACAGGTGAAGACTTTAAAAAAGTTCTTGATTATAATCCATTGCCAGCTTCATTCATTGTAAGAATAAAAGATTCATATGCAAACAGTGATTCATTAAACTTTATAATTAAATATCTATCAGGAATTCAATCGGTTGATGAAGTAATTTTCAGAGAAGGATTTATTTATAAAATGCTTGGATATATTGAATCAGTAAAATTTTATTTATTCCTGCTTACAATTTTGTTTTCTTTGATTGCTATATATCTTGTCTATGCCACAATAAAATTAATTATTAATGCAAGGCTAATAGATTTTGAAACTATGAAGCTGGTTGGAGCAAAATTATCTACAATTAAAATTCCTGTTCTACTCAATGGAATAATAGCCGGTTTAATTTCCGGTATTCTGACTTATTTCATTTTTATATTTTTTAAAGGACAAGTTACGTTTATTCAATCATTGGGAATATTAATCACGCAGAAAATTGTCATTTACTATTCCATCATATTTTTAACCGGACCATTGTTAGTGCTGATTGTTTCAATGATAACCCTCCGGAAAATTTCATTGAAAATTTGATGATGCAATTTTATTTCATAATTTAACAAATGTTTTTTGATGGTTATTTTTATTATCCATAATTCTTCACTCATCTTGAATTTCTAATGAAATTTATTTTTGTTATTATTTTTTGTTTGATGAGCATATCCAATTTAAAAATGTTTGCTCAACGACTTCCGGATTATCCTGAAAGGGTTGTACAGGATAGTTTGAATCAAATCTTTTCAGCACCTGCAAATAAAATTGCAACTGAAGGGATTATTAATCCTGAAGAATATCAGGTTGGACCCGGTGATAAGATTTTTATATCGATCAGCGGAGTAACTGAAATTGCAAATACACTCATAATTGATCAGGAAGGTTGGCTTTACATTCCAAGAGTTGGAGGAGTTGATCTGAGAAACGCAACTCTGAAAACTGCAAAAGAAAAAATTGTAGAAGCCATTCTCAGGTATTATAAAAATGTAGATATTTTTATTTCCCTGGCTGATTTCCGGATGATAAAAATTTCTCTTGTTGGGAATATTAAAAAGCCATCTGTTTTCGTATTACCTGCTAATTCAAGACTGATGGATCTTGTAACTAATTCAGGTCAATTAAATCAGGACTCTGATATCAGAAATATTAAGGTAATTCCAAAGGAAGGTGAAACTAAAACTTTTGATCTGTTAAGCTTTTTGAGATATGGTGATTTTGCAAATAATCCGATTTTAATTGAAGGCGATGTTGTTCTCATTCAAAAAGTCGATCAGGTTATTAGGATAAGTGGTCAGGTTCAGTTCCCCGCACTATATGAATACAGACCAAACGAAACGGTGTCAGACTTAATTAATCTTTCAGGCGGCTTTTTATTTGATGCACGAAAAGATACTATTGAACTTGTAAGATTTCTCGAAGACGGTAAAACTCAGATTAGCAACTATTATTCTTATGATGAATTAACTAGTACTGAAGTTTTTTTACAGAATAAAGATCACGTTATCATAAGAAAGCTTCCGGAATTTCTGATAGATCATTATGTTGTCATTAATGGTTACGTTCAATATCCTGGTTGGTATAAAATCAACAAAAACAAAACAACACTAAAGCAAATAATAGAGGAAGCTGGTGGGTTTTTACAAGATGCATCTTTATTGGAAGCCTCTGTGATAAGAAAGATGGAAGTTGAAGAAACCGATCAGGAATATGAAAGACTAAAACTAATGCGAATTGAAGATATGACTGAAGATGAATATGATTATTTCAAAGCAAAATCGAGGCAGCATTCTGGCAAAGTCGTTGTAGATTTTATAAAGCTTTTCAGAGAGAATGATATACTTGAAAATATTCTTCTGCATAAAAATGATGTTATAAATATTCCTGAAAAGAAAAATTATATTATTATGTTAGGTCAATTAGTTAACCCCGGGAAAATAGTTTTTGATTCTTCACTCACAATTCAGGATTATATTTCATTAGCCGGAGGTTTTGGCTGGCGTGCTTTGGAAGGTGATGTCCGGATTATCAAAGCAAGCACAGGTGAATGGTTAGATGCTGATGATGTTGAAAAACTTGAAGCCGGTGATACCATTTGGGTTCCTGAAGATCCGCCGGGTCCGAAATTCTGGGATGTTTTTACAGATGCTTTAACTATTGTAGCACAGTTAGCTGCGATAGTAGCTGCATCTGCTGCAGTAATCGTTGCCACGAGGTGATTTCAATGACTTTACACGACATCATTCACGTTTTATTGATTAATTGGAAAGCAATTGTAAAATATACAATCGGCTCTGCTGTTGTAATTTTTCTATATCTGTTTATTATCTCGCCGGTAACTTATAATGCACCCGTTACAATTCTCCCACCACCCGAATCTGATCAAATGTCAGGAATAGGTTCATTACTTTCAGGGAGCGGCGTCGGAGATTTTTTAACAGGAAAATTTTCTCCGGGTAATTCGCAGCTATTTTTACAAATTTTGAAAAGTCGAACTGCTGCTGAATATGTCATTAGAAAAAATAATCTGCTCGAGTTTTATGGCGAAGATTCTGAATATGATGCCGTAAAAAAAATTAATTCAGATTTGCAATTGGATTTGTCTAAAGAGGGGATAATTACATTAGCTGTAAATCTTTCCACAGGTTTCTTACCAAAAATATTTTCGGATATTGATTCAATTAAAAATCTATCTGCTCAGGTATCAAATTCGTTTGTTGAAGCATTAGACAGTATCAACCGCGAAAAAGTATCATACCGGGCTAAACGGGCGAGGGAATATATTGAAGCTCAACTTTTGCAAACCAAAGCAGAACTTGATTCGGCAGAATTTAAACTGATGGAATTCCAAAAGGCAAACAAAACTATTTCTCTTCCAGAACAGCTTGAATCCGCTATTGAAAGCGCAGCAAAACTAAAAGCAGAAATTGTTAATACTGAAATTGAAATTGCTTTACTTGAACCAAATTCAAGACCTGACAATAAGAATTTATTAGCACTAAAGAAAAAGTTAACTCAGCTTCAAAACGAGTATGAAAAATTTGATATTGATTCTGATGATTTCCTTATTGCATTTAGTGATGTTCCTGAATTAGGAATGCAGTTATCAAAACTTTTGCGCAAT is from Ignavibacteriota bacterium and encodes:
- the purS gene encoding phosphoribosylformylglycinamidine synthase subunit PurS encodes the protein MFKAKVLIKRRKTILDPQGKAIEIGAKHLGLTNIKNTRIDKYVEFNVDTSDLKTAEQEVNEYCKKLLANPIMEDYEFTLSKCTPSEAKVK
- the pssA gene encoding CDP-diacylglycerol--serine O-phosphatidyltransferase; this translates as MNRPRLTPSVIPNLFTAMNMFCGFLSIINASEGNYEYSAWLIFVAAVFDALDGLVARLTNSSSELGVELDSLSDVVSFGAAPSFLLYKTFFYSMNTWGILISALPLIAGGFRLARFNIQLVGFSKSFFLGLPIPSAALTIASFILAFYHDGFVSPMSDFITPMILILSYLMISNIRYEVVPKFSIKSIKEKPFHFIFLLIAISLVTFLYIKGLFLTFVFMIVIGIFRHIFKLITSPSQN
- a CDS encoding phosphatidylserine decarboxylase family protein, producing MFTKYGYTTIGIVGVIAFLLISLSFFVQNNPLKIVIILIAAAILFLTLNFFRDPERKTPSAINIVVAPADGKIIVIKQNIFNHFVGENCNQVSIFMSPLNVHVNRIPIDGKVEHLKYYEGKFVAAFDDKASENNERMETGIVNSEGKILFTQVAGFLARRIVNELKIGDEVKTGERFGMIKFGSRVDIFVPSKYIPAVNLNENVYAGETILFEIKTK
- the recR gene encoding recombination protein RecR codes for the protein MQIAEPLLVAIEELSKLPGIGKKTAQRLAIHLLKCEDQQVERLITAIQNLKLKLRFCSRCFNLSEEELCSICTSEKRDKSVICVVEEASDVMAVEKTHEYKGLYHVLGGVLSPLSGITPESLHIKELLKRFEEEEIKEVILALNPDTEGETTSLYLAKILKPIGIKVTRIARGLPIGGDLEFADDATIGRAILNRSSL
- the sucD gene encoding succinate--CoA ligase subunit alpha — its product is MSILVNKHTRLLVQGITGGEGSYHSQQMIDYGTKVVAGVTPGKGGSKHLDVPVFNTVADAVKNTNANTSVIFVPPAFAADAILEAANSGIKIIICITEGIPAADMIKVYNSIKEKGVVLVGPNCPGVISPGEAKVGIMPGFIHKKGNIGIVSRSGTLTYEAVKQIVDVGLGQSTAVGIGGDPVIGSKFIDIIKLFNEDKETKGIVMIGEIGGSAEEEAAEFIKKNVKKPVVGFIAGRTAPPGRRMGHAGAIISGGKGTAAEKMAAMKNAGIHVVDNPAEIGTTMLKAISKKKKTSVKKVLTKKKAGTKKTSIKKKKK
- the purQ gene encoding phosphoribosylformylglycinamidine synthase subunit PurQ yields the protein MSNPKFGVVVFPGSNCDHDTYYVLRKIIDVDVVFLWHKQTSLEGCNIIILPGGFAYGDYLRTGAVARFSPIMTEVIRFANNGGYVFGICNGFQILLEAGLLPGVMIRNESLNFVCKDIYLKIENSNTVLTKGITNKSLLKIPIAHGEGNYFTDEKTLGELEDNHQIVFRYSTIDGSVNSQANPNGSISNIAGIMNKKGNVFGMMPHPERSSDPVLGKTDGSLIFNSLVNNIYN
- the ndk gene encoding nucleoside-diphosphate kinase, which translates into the protein MGTKTLAIIKPDAVQKGYTGEILSMIIKAGFKINAMKMLRLTKSSAEGFYSVHKERPFFNDLVAYMTSGCCVPIALERENAVEEYRKLIGATDPKKAAEGTIRKLYAVDIQLNAVHGSDSDENAEKEIAHFFSKDELLNNYSE
- a CDS encoding YbaB/EbfC family nucleoid-associated protein — its product is MKGGMQAMLKQVQKMQEEMQKVQSELGNLTVSEEAGGGMIKATANGNREIISIEIDPQVINKDEKEILEDLVVAAVNKAISSAAKLAEEEMAKVTKGMLPPGMNIPGL
- a CDS encoding twin-arginine translocase TatA/TatE family subunit, with amino-acid sequence MFGNLGAGEIILIVLVVLLLFGAKKIPELARGIGKGMSEFKKGLKDVETEIKSADTDSKKIDEKKN